The genomic interval TCGCGGGCGAGGAAGGCCTCGAAGGCCTCCAGATTGACCGCCTCGAACTGGCCAAAGCTCTGCATCCACACGGATGCGTCGCGCAGCGCGTCCGGCTCGAGCTTGCACCACTTCACCCGGCCCCGCTTTTCCTGGCTGACGAGGCCCGCGGCGGTTAGGACGCCTAGATGCTTGGAAATGGCGGCCAGCGACATCTCGAAGGGCTCGGCCACGTCGGTGACGGCCATGTCGTCCTCCAAGAGCATCTGGAGGATCGCGCGGCGCGTGGGATCGGCGAGGGCAGCGAAGACGGTATCGAGACTGGCCATGGGGCGGCGTAGCCCGGCGCGGGCGGTCGGATCAAGCTCCGGGCCCCGATCCTCAACTGATTGGTTGAATCTTCCGCGCCGGACCTCCGGCGGTGAGGCGTGGCCGATCGTGATCAATGGCTCGAATAATCTGTTTTATTTCCGTAACTTGCCGGCGTCTCCCCGGCCCGTCACCCGCAATTGACTTC from Pseudomonadota bacterium carries:
- a CDS encoding metalloregulator ArsR/SmtB family transcription factor, whose protein sequence is MASLDTVFAALADPTRRAILQMLLEDDMAVTDVAEPFEMSLAAISKHLGVLTAAGLVSQEKRGRVKWCKLEPDALRDASVWMQSFGQFEAVNLEAFEAFLARELPDAPAES